A genomic stretch from Arachis stenosperma cultivar V10309 chromosome 3, arast.V10309.gnm1.PFL2, whole genome shotgun sequence includes:
- the LOC130966698 gene encoding LOW QUALITY PROTEIN: uncharacterized protein LOC130966698 (The sequence of the model RefSeq protein was modified relative to this genomic sequence to represent the inferred CDS: inserted 1 base in 1 codon) has translation MEVPSNENLEQTAVSSVDAVNPHSDDVVPDSSNHRDGEQDQRDDDFSGKEVRKVLEVIASTGKFWHDWDKLKTMLSFQLKQVLAEYPEARMISEQQYASLGESYSEVVNKLDDALTCFXEGPPFTLQRLCEILLDAKGIYPHLSKLALALEKNLLVTSTLTISTDPFPQATTVQEPDEQENTNEKQKLQLDGIENGTEPPVADKDEVMAEADTGEDMTIDTVASKNAKSSETKSEPDANNA, from the exons ATGGAGGTTCCATCGAATGAGAATTTAGAGCAAACAGCGGTTTCCTCAGTCGACGCCGTTAATCCACACAGTGATGATGTGGTACCTGATTCTTCCAACCACAG GGATGGTGAGCAAGATCAAAGGGATGATGATTTTTCTGGGAAAGAAGTGAGGAAGGTTCTAGAAGTCATTGCATCCACTGGGAAGTTCTG GCATGACTGGGATAAGCTAAAGACTATGCTATCTTTTCAGCTGAAGCAG GTATTAGCAGAGTACCCTGAGGCAAGAATGATTAGTGAACAGCAATATGCTTCTTTAGGAGAATCCTACTCTGAGGTGGTCAACAAGTTGGATGACG CACTTACTTGTT TTGAAGGCCCTCCCTTTACATTGCAAAGGCTTTGTGAG ATCCTATTGGATGCAAAAGGCATTTATCCACATCTTTCGAAGCTTGCTTTGGCCCTGGAAAAG AACTTGTTAGTTACATCCACATTGACAATATCTACTGATCCATTTCCACAAGCAACAACAGTACAAGAGccagatgagcaagagaatacaaatgaaaaacaaaagctgCAACTCGATGGCATAGAAAATGGCACTGAACCTCCGGTAGCTGACAAGGATGAAGTGATGGCTGAGGCAGATACGGGTGAGGATATGACCATTGACACAGTTGCTTCGAAGAACGCCAAATCATCAGAAACAAAGTCTGAGCCAGATGCTAATAATGCATAG